GATTCCGACGGTCGGTGGTGAGAAGGTCGTGATGCGGTTGCTGGATGAAGGAAGTCGCTCTTTCCAACTCGAACATCTGGGCCTATGCGAGCGCGATCTCACAAAGATTCAGGCGTTGATTGATAAGCCACATGGCATGATCGTGGTCACCGGGCCGACGGGTTCTGGTAAGAGCACGACCATGTACTCGGTACTGTCGAAACTCAATGCCGTCAGCCGAAACATCGTCACGGTCGAAGACCCGGTCGAGTATCGCCTCCCGGGCATTAACCAAGTTGCTTCGGACAGCGAACATGGTCTGGGCTTTGCGAACGCATTGAAATACATCATGCGGCAAGACCCAGACGTGATCATGTTGGGCGAGATCCGCGACCACGAGACTGCGAAGACAGCCGTGCAGGCTGCCCTTACCGGTCACTTGCTAATCAGCACCTTGCATACGAATGATGCCATCGGCTCAGTAGGGCGTCTGAATGACCTGGGCATTGATAACTTCAAGACAGGCGGTGCCCTGTTAGGTGCCATCGCACAACGATTGTTGCGTTCGATCTGCGAGCATTGCAAAGAGCCCGCAGAACCGAACGACCATTATCTGAACGCCCTGCATCACAATATCGATATCCCCGACGATACGATCTTCTTCCGAGGTCGCGGCTGCAAGAAGTGCCTAGGGACTGGCTATGCAGGCCGAGTCCCTATCTACGAGATCATGGTCGTGACGCCTCGGCTTTCCGAGGCGATCGAGAAGGGATTGCCAAACACCAAGCTACGTGAAATCGCCCTTGAAGAAGGGATGGTCGAACTAGCAGGAGCAGGGATCGAGCAAGTGATCGCCGGTCGCACGACACTGGAAGAAGTTTTCTATAAGGTTTCTGGCTAAGTCGCAAGCGAGATCGAATTCATGTCACGACGCAAACGCTACGCCTCTGCCAATGCCGGAACTTCGATTTACTCCAGTGGTTCGAGTGAAGCGAAGAAGGATGAGCCCTTCGATTTGTGGAAGGCGCTTACAAAGCCACGAAACGGCACGCAGAAGATGAAGCCTGCAGAGATGACTTTCATCCTGCGCAATCTTTCAACGCTTGTCAGTAACGGTGTTCCGCTGCCCAAAGCCTTGGCCACACTTGCCAAGGAAGATACGCTCGCGAAGCATCGTGACGTTCTCGATTCGTTGCGTCGCAAGGTTGAGGGCGGCTCGATGTTCAGCACGGCGCTCGCCGCTTTCCCGCACATGGCGGACAATATTACGCTAGCGCAGATTCGTCTGGGTGAGCGTTCGGGTACGCTCGTCGATACGCTTTCTCACTTAGCTGAGCATCGCAACAAATCAAAAGAATTACGCGATCAAGTCATCAAGAAGTTGGCTTATCCTGTGCTGCTTTGTGTGTTGGGTGGCGGATTGATCACTTTTCTGTTGCTCTACGTGGTTCCTGTCTTCGAGCAGACGTATGCCGATGCAAAGGTCCCGCTGCCCTTCGTGACGCAAGTGCTGATCACATTCGGGGCCTACTGCAAGGGTTACCTGGGCTGGCTAGTTGGAGTAGGTATCCTAGCGGTGGCAAGCATCAAGCAACTTCGCAAGAATGAGCAATTCGCTGCTCAGATGGACCGTGGAATCCTCAAGCTACCGCTGTTTGGCAATTTGTTTCGCGACATGGCTGTCTTGCAAGTCATGGAAGTGCTCAACAACTTGATGACTGCGGGATTCAATCTGGCTGATGCTTTGTCTGACACGGCCGACTCCGTGAAGAATCGGGCCGTCCGCCAAGCAGTACTCGACCTGCAGCATGCTGTGCAGCGAGGGGAACGATTCAGTCGTGAACTGGAACGTCACGAAGATCTGTTTCCACCGATTGTGAACCAGCTCGTTATCGTCGGAGAAAGCACGGGCAAACTGACCAATGCGACGCTCGATATCTGCAATCACGTACGGCTAGAAATCGAGCGAAAGACAACGTTACTCGTTGGTTCCCTGGAGCCAATCCTCACGATTTCGCTGGCTTCGGCCATCGCAGTCATTCTACTTGCGATTTACCTGCCAATGTTCGACATGGTGAACACGGTCCAATAAAGGCAAAGTAAGTGATGACGAAGTGCAACTGCAGTAACTTGGCATCCAGCTTCGGCAGAACCGGCTTCTCGATGACCGAGATGCTTGCTGTTGTCGCGTTGCTGGGGATCCTTAGTGCGATGATCGTTCCACGGATAGCTGGCAACGATACGGAAGCTGACAAGGCAGCCTGCCATTCCTACGTTGGTGATATCGAGATTCAGGCGGAGATTTGGAATCACAACACCGGGGGATGGCCGGCAGCGAATCTCTCCGATATCGGAACTGACCTGAACTACTTTCCAGGGGGACTTCCGACGTGCCCCGTTGATGGAAGTACCTACACAATCGATTCAAACGGAAGAGTCATCGGTCATACCCACTGACCGTGTCTACAAAAGACAAGTCACGAGGATTATGACGCTTGTAAGTCCAATTCACGCTAACGAACAGGCAAACTAAGCGGAAAACATCAGCCTGTTGCAAAAAGTAATCTACGTTTAAGTAAACCGATAAGGCAAACATTGCCACAGATGGGTCAGCAAACCGGCCCCCTCGATATTTCGACCCTGCCACAAGGAGTTCCCTAAGATGAAGAAGACTGGAAAGCGCGGCGGTTTCTCGCTGCTCGAATTGCTCGCCGTTGTTACCATTCTCGGCATTATCGCCTCGATCATCGTCCCTCGCGTGACGGTTTCGAGCACCACGGCTAAAGAGAAGGTACGTGCTCACCACGTAGCTACGATGAACGCTGCGT
The genomic region above belongs to Lacipirellulaceae bacterium and contains:
- a CDS encoding ATPase, T2SS/T4P/T4SS family, with the translated sequence MARLGDILVRQGCITEAQLQSALAAQGSERGLLGTILIRRNLITPEQLGGALSEQYGVDFVEIVAEGINPQVVRLLPEDLARERRVAPIAIRDRSLQLAMIAPDDMDTICEAELITGYHVDPVVALPNSISAALDRGFDDRVVARQTVVDMKMADLEAAEEMIEEELNQEVVEEDQAPVVRLVRAILMGAINAGTSDIHLEPHQPEMRVRYRVDGTLQAVMTIPRHIEEAVVARIKVMADMDTTESRRPQDGQLTIHESGSRVNFRVSTIPTVGGEKVVMRLLDEGSRSFQLEHLGLCERDLTKIQALIDKPHGMIVVTGPTGSGKSTTMYSVLSKLNAVSRNIVTVEDPVEYRLPGINQVASDSEHGLGFANALKYIMRQDPDVIMLGEIRDHETAKTAVQAALTGHLLISTLHTNDAIGSVGRLNDLGIDNFKTGGALLGAIAQRLLRSICEHCKEPAEPNDHYLNALHHNIDIPDDTIFFRGRGCKKCLGTGYAGRVPIYEIMVVTPRLSEAIEKGLPNTKLREIALEEGMVELAGAGIEQVIAGRTTLEEVFYKVSG
- a CDS encoding type II secretion system F family protein, yielding MSRRKRYASANAGTSIYSSGSSEAKKDEPFDLWKALTKPRNGTQKMKPAEMTFILRNLSTLVSNGVPLPKALATLAKEDTLAKHRDVLDSLRRKVEGGSMFSTALAAFPHMADNITLAQIRLGERSGTLVDTLSHLAEHRNKSKELRDQVIKKLAYPVLLCVLGGGLITFLLLYVVPVFEQTYADAKVPLPFVTQVLITFGAYCKGYLGWLVGVGILAVASIKQLRKNEQFAAQMDRGILKLPLFGNLFRDMAVLQVMEVLNNLMTAGFNLADALSDTADSVKNRAVRQAVLDLQHAVQRGERFSRELERHEDLFPPIVNQLVIVGESTGKLTNATLDICNHVRLEIERKTTLLVGSLEPILTISLASAIAVILLAIYLPMFDMVNTVQ
- a CDS encoding prepilin-type N-terminal cleavage/methylation domain-containing protein, coding for MKKTGKRGGFSLLELLAVVTILGIIASIIVPRVTVSSTTAKEKVRAHHVATMNAAFERYYIEENAWPTAIATLVPDYLPDGEPVDPTGVGYTVNNTSHRVE
- a CDS encoding type II secretion system protein, translating into MTKCNCSNLASSFGRTGFSMTEMLAVVALLGILSAMIVPRIAGNDTEADKAACHSYVGDIEIQAEIWNHNTGGWPAANLSDIGTDLNYFPGGLPTCPVDGSTYTIDSNGRVIGHTH